CCATGGAAGGCAAGCAGGTAACCGGTGTCCAGTTCTTCTGGAACGGCCAGCTCCACATGGTCTCGTCGACGTGCGAAACCATCCTGTCGGCAGGCGCGCTGAATACGCCGCGAATTCTCATGTGCTCGGGCATCGGCGATCCTTCGAAACTGAACCCCCATGGGATCCTGGTTCGACATGCATTGCCGGGTGTCGGCGAGAACTTCCAGGACCACCCGATCCTTGCCGGCATCAACTGGGAATATAAGGAAGGCAGTGCCACCCCGCCCCGCAACAATCTCGCGGAAGCAATGTTCGCATACAAGACGGACCCGTCACTCGATCAGCCTGACATCCTGCCCTGGCTGTTCGAGGTCCCCTATGCAAGCGAAGTCAATTCGCAGATCTATCCGTTGCCGGCGGCCGGCTGGGGGATCCATCCGGGCTTGATGCATGCCAAGAGCCGGGGACGTATCCACCTGTCGTCCAACGACCCGCGGGACCGCCTGCGCATCGAATCGAACTTCCTCGAGGACCCCGAGGACATTCAGACCTTTGTTCGCGCCTTCGACATCTGCCGTCAGGTCGCCAACGCACCGGCAATGGACGATTTCCGCGGTCGCGAAATCACGCCCAATCTCAAGGGTGATGAGCTCGTCAACTTCATCCGCAACGGCGTCATCACCTATCGCCACCAGACCTGCACCTGCAAGATGGGGACCGACGAGATGTCGGTCGTCGACAACAATCTCAAGGTCTACGGCCTCGAGGGTCTTCGCATCGCGGACGGCTCGATCATGCCGGAAGTCACCGGATCAAACACAATGGCTCCATGCGTGATCATCGGCGAACGCATGTCCGAAATTCTCATCTCGCAATAATCTCGGAGGAATTTTCAATGAATACTCATGTTCAGACGCAATCCAGCTCCACACCCTTAGAGAGCCCGTTCTCCAAGCACACCACGTCGCATCTCAGCGCCGAGATGGACGTGTTCGAACCGGCGACGGGGGCTGTGCTGCTGCGTGCCCCATGCGCCACCACTGCCGATGCCGCCCAGGCGATTGAGCTCGCAAGCGCGAGCCAGAGAGCATGGGCCGGCACCTCATTCGAGGCTCGCGCTGCGATCATGCGTCGCGCCGCTCAAATCTATCAGGAGCGGCAGGCCGATTTCGTCAACTGGACGGTGCGCGAAAGCGGATCCACGGCAATCAAGACAGGCTGGGAGATCGACGCGGCTGGCGAGCACATTTCCATGGCCGCCGCATTGCCCATGCAGCCGCTTGGCGAACTGTTTCCGTCCTCGATGCCCGGTCGCACCAACATCTGGCGCCGCGTTCCCGTCGGCGTGGTCGGTGTCATCACCCCGTGGAATTTTCCAGTCCTTCTGGCACTGCGGTCGGTGGCGCCGGCCCTTGCGCTCGGCAACAGCGTCCTCCTGAAGCCGGACGCCCAAACCAGCGTTTCGGGCGGGTTGATGCTGGCCGAGGTGTTCCGCGACGCCGGCCTGCCCGACGGCGTTTTCCAGGTCCTGCCCGGCGGTGCTGATATCGGCTCCCTGCTCGTGGAGGATCCCCGCGTTAACATGGTCTCCTTCACTGGCTCCACGGCGGTCGGCAAGCGCATCGGCGAGACCTGCGGGCGCCTTCTGAAAAAGTTCTCACTGGAGCTGGGCGGCAACAACGCACTTGTCATCCTGGACGATGCCGACGTGGAAAAGGCTGCGTCGAGCGGCGCCTGGGGAGCCTATCTCCACCAGGGGCAGATATGCATGCAGACGGGCCGTCATCTCGTCCACCGTTCGATCGCTCAAAAATACATCGAACTCCTGTCTTCGCGCGCAAAGAAGCTTCGCATAGGCGATCCAACCAAGGAGGGTGTGGAAATCGGCCCGCTGATCAATCAGAAGCAGCTCGACCGGCTGAGCGGGATCGTCGACCGTTCCGTCGCCCAAGGTGCGAAGATCGTCACCGGCGGCGAGCGGAAGGGGCTGTTTTTTGAACCGACCGTATTGGCGGATGTCCAACCCAGTTCGGAGGCCTTCGTTGAAGAGCTGTTCGGACCCGTCGCCCCGGTGACGATATTCGATACGGACGAGGAAGCCGCGGCCCTCGTCAACCTTTCGCCGTACGGCCTTTCAACGGCGATCCATACCAAGTCGATCGGTCGCGGCATGCGAATGGCCGAATTGATCAAGGTCGGCATGGTCCATATCAACGACCAGACCGTCAACAATGAGTTCCAGGTGCCGTTCGGCGGCCGGGGTTGCTCGGGTAACGGCGGACGCACCGGCGGACCTATCAATCTCGAGGAATTCACCGAGACGCAATGGGTCAGTTTTACGGACTCGCCTATCGAGTATCCGTTCTGACGTCTCAAAACGGGCGTCTTCAATCGAAGATCTGATCGGCGAATAACCCTTGGCCTGGCGCGTCATCCGCTCTCGGATATGCGCCAGGCCAAGGGTGCACGCCGATGCCCATCAGACTTGCGTGCACGACGCGCAGGTCGAGATCCCACGGACATTTTGGCCTGCCGGCTTTGTGCCCTCCGCACGCTGGCGCCCCTTGTCCAATGAGCCCGCGCCAGCGGCCGGGCGCTTACAAACGAATTTGACGTGGAGGCAGAAATTTGAAAATCGGCGCTTTAAAGGAAAGCCTTCAGGGAGAGACGCGCGTTGCGATCACGCCGTCCTCGGCCGCCCATCTGAAAAAGCTCGGTCATGACGTCCTGGTCGAATCCGGCGCCGGCGCCGACGCGGGCTTTTCCGATGCGGCCTATCAGGCGGCCGGCGTTACTGTCAAATCGAGTGCGGCAGAGCTCGTCAATTACGTGGACGTGGTGGTCAAGGTTCGCCCGCCGAGCCATGCCGAGATCCAACAGATGCGCCCTGGCCAGACGCTGATTTCGCATTTCTGGCCGGCACAGAACGCCGAATTGCTGGAGACGGCGCGCAACCAGGGCATCACCGCGATCGCCATGGACATGGTGCCGCGCATTTCGCGGGCGCAGAAGATGGATGCGTTGTCGTCGATGGCGAATATCGCCGGCTACCGTGCGGTCATCGAGGCGGCGAACAACTTCGGCCGGTTCTTTACCGGCCAGGTGACGGCCGCGGGCAAGGTGCCGCCTGCCAAGGTGCTGATCGTCGGCGCGGGCGTGGCCGGTCTTGCGGCGATCGGCGCCGCGACCTCGCTTGGCGCGCAGGTCTACGCCTTCGACGTTCGCCCGGAGGTCGCCGAGCAGATCAACTCGATGGGGGCACAATTCGTTTATCTCGACTTTGCGGACGCGCAGACCGACGGCGCTGCGACGGGCGGTTATGCAGCACCCTCGAGCCCGGAATTCCGCCAAGCACAGCTCACGAAGTTTCGCGAACTCGCTCCGGACATGGATAT
This genomic stretch from Rhizobium sp. CB3090 harbors:
- a CDS encoding aldehyde dehydrogenase family protein; protein product: MNTHVQTQSSSTPLESPFSKHTTSHLSAEMDVFEPATGAVLLRAPCATTADAAQAIELASASQRAWAGTSFEARAAIMRRAAQIYQERQADFVNWTVRESGSTAIKTGWEIDAAGEHISMAAALPMQPLGELFPSSMPGRTNIWRRVPVGVVGVITPWNFPVLLALRSVAPALALGNSVLLKPDAQTSVSGGLMLAEVFRDAGLPDGVFQVLPGGADIGSLLVEDPRVNMVSFTGSTAVGKRIGETCGRLLKKFSLELGGNNALVILDDADVEKAASSGAWGAYLHQGQICMQTGRHLVHRSIAQKYIELLSSRAKKLRIGDPTKEGVEIGPLINQKQLDRLSGIVDRSVAQGAKIVTGGERKGLFFEPTVLADVQPSSEAFVEELFGPVAPVTIFDTDEEAAALVNLSPYGLSTAIHTKSIGRGMRMAELIKVGMVHINDQTVNNEFQVPFGGRGCSGNGGRTGGPINLEEFTETQWVSFTDSPIEYPF